One region of Oxalobacteraceae bacterium OTU3CAMAD1 genomic DNA includes:
- a CDS encoding MMPL family transporter translates to MTGTRKLALLWAVVVCLLLGHNAYLWLVQRIVPNTDIMALLPVQERDPVLQQSFSHMVDAAQQRVIVLVGAADWEDAKRAADAYNAVLAPRKDLFDAIQINEKTQGDWLSLFQRHSLTLLTAQQEAQLRAQPPQFWLETALGKLYSPFGGPKLGSWQQDPFGLFAGWVQERARETPVRPRDGHLFVADAQRQYVLLPLTLKVPALSMTAQETVLPLLKQAADAARKAAPQVELIQAGVILHAAEASAQASGEVSTIGIGSLLGIILLMWFAFHSFKPISLIMLSIGIGFLGALSVCWLVFGQIHLMTLVFGASLIGVAQDYGIYFLSNRLSADEKLDSPALLKRLLPGLGLTLLAAVIGYMGLALTPFPGLRQMAVFSALGLVFAWLTVVFWFPALIGPRALKAGALVRVYGDALRRWPVLRLNRATLAAAVIFVLAAAYGISRLGANDDIRLLQNPPKHLIDDQIKLSKLTDAPTPVQYFLVRGASAEEVLQREEALKAKLDKLIASGGITGYQAVSNWVPSARAQAERRALIEQKLLGDDGPLANLAKQTGEDAQWIAATRAGLLAAGTPLTPEDFLKSPASEPSRHLWLGDTGGVHASIVALRGLGRAAVPDVMRAADGLHGVQWVDKVAEISSVLGRYRENMSWVVLGAYALVFAMLFPRYRGRTWRVLAPTALASVATLAILGFASQNLQLFHVLALLLLLGVGVDYGIFMQERPDNRGNAAWMAVGMSASSTFLSFGLLGLSKTPALQAFGLTMLLGIALAWLIVPCFGTIKESKHD, encoded by the coding sequence TTGACGGGTACCAGAAAACTCGCGCTGCTATGGGCGGTGGTGGTGTGCCTGCTGCTGGGGCATAACGCCTATTTGTGGCTGGTCCAGCGCATCGTGCCCAATACCGACATCATGGCGCTGCTGCCGGTGCAGGAGCGCGACCCGGTGCTGCAGCAATCGTTTTCGCACATGGTCGACGCGGCGCAGCAACGCGTCATCGTGCTGGTCGGCGCCGCCGACTGGGAAGACGCCAAACGCGCGGCCGACGCCTACAACGCGGTGCTGGCGCCGCGCAAGGACTTGTTCGACGCTATCCAGATCAACGAAAAAACGCAGGGCGACTGGTTGTCGCTGTTCCAGCGCCATAGTCTGACCCTGCTGACGGCGCAGCAGGAGGCGCAGTTGCGCGCGCAGCCGCCGCAGTTCTGGCTCGAGACGGCGTTGGGCAAATTGTATAGCCCCTTCGGCGGACCGAAACTGGGCTCCTGGCAGCAGGACCCGTTCGGCCTGTTCGCCGGCTGGGTGCAGGAACGCGCGCGGGAGACGCCGGTGCGTCCGCGCGACGGCCATCTGTTTGTCGCCGATGCGCAGCGCCAGTACGTGCTGCTGCCGTTGACCCTCAAGGTGCCCGCGCTGTCGATGACCGCGCAGGAGACCGTGCTGCCGCTGCTCAAGCAGGCCGCCGACGCCGCCCGCAAGGCCGCGCCGCAGGTGGAGTTGATCCAGGCCGGCGTGATCCTCCACGCCGCCGAGGCGAGCGCCCAGGCCAGCGGCGAGGTCTCGACCATCGGCATCGGCTCGCTGCTCGGCATCATCCTGCTGATGTGGTTCGCCTTCCATTCATTCAAGCCGATTTCGCTGATCATGCTGTCGATCGGCATCGGCTTCCTCGGCGCCTTGTCGGTGTGCTGGCTGGTGTTCGGCCAGATCCACTTGATGACATTGGTGTTCGGCGCAAGCCTGATCGGCGTCGCGCAGGACTACGGCATTTACTTCCTGTCCAATCGCCTGTCGGCTGACGAAAAGCTCGATTCGCCGGCGCTGCTCAAACGCCTGCTGCCGGGACTTGGACTGACCTTGCTGGCGGCGGTGATCGGCTACATGGGGCTGGCGTTGACGCCATTCCCCGGCCTGCGCCAGATGGCGGTGTTCTCGGCGCTCGGCCTGGTCTTCGCCTGGTTGACAGTGGTGTTCTGGTTCCCTGCGCTGATCGGCCCCCGCGCGCTCAAGGCCGGCGCGCTGGTGCGGGTGTACGGCGACGCGCTGCGGCGCTGGCCCGTGCTGCGCCTGAACCGCGCCACCCTGGCCGCGGCGGTGATCTTCGTGCTGGCGGCGGCCTACGGCATCAGCCGCCTTGGCGCCAACGACGATATCCGCCTGCTGCAAAATCCGCCCAAGCACCTGATCGACGACCAGATCAAGTTGAGCAAGCTGACGGACGCGCCGACGCCGGTGCAGTATTTCCTGGTGCGCGGCGCATCCGCCGAAGAGGTGCTGCAACGCGAGGAAGCGCTCAAGGCGAAGCTGGACAAGTTGATCGCGAGCGGCGGCATCACCGGCTATCAGGCGGTGTCGAACTGGGTGCCGTCCGCCCGTGCGCAGGCCGAGCGCCGCGCGCTGATCGAACAGAAGCTGCTGGGCGACGACGGCCCTTTGGCTAACCTGGCCAAACAGACGGGCGAGGACGCGCAGTGGATCGCCGCGACCCGCGCCGGACTGCTGGCGGCCGGTACGCCGCTGACGCCGGAGGATTTCCTGAAGTCGCCGGCCAGCGAGCCGTCGCGCCACCTGTGGCTGGGCGACACCGGCGGCGTCCACGCCAGCATCGTCGCGCTGCGCGGCCTTGGCCGGGCGGCGGTGCCGGATGTCATGCGCGCGGCTGACGGCTTGCACGGCGTGCAATGGGTCGACAAGGTGGCGGAGATTTCTTCGGTGCTTGGCCGCTACCGCGAGAACATGAGTTGGGTGGTGCTGGGCGCTTACGCCCTGGTGTTCGCGATGCTGTTCCCGCGCTATCGCGGCCGCACCTGGCGCGTGCTGGCGCCCACCGCGCTGGCCAGCGTCGCCACCCTGGCGATCCTTGGCTTCGCATCGCAGAATCTGCAGCTGTTCCATGTGCTGGCCCTGTTGCTGTTGCTGGGCGTTGGCGTCGACTATGGCATCTTCATGCAGGAGCGGCCCGACAATCGCGGCAACGCGGCGTGGATGGCGGTGGGGATGTCGGCATCGAGCACGTTTTTGTCGTTCGGACTACTGGGCCTGAGCAAAACCCCGGCGTTGCAGGCCTTCGGCCTGACCATGCTGCTGGGGATCGCGCTGGCCTGGCTGATCGTCCCCTGTTTTGGCACCATCAAAGAAAGCAAGCATGACTGA
- a CDS encoding glycosyltransferase family 2 protein produces MLNPSHFKPCIVVPVYNHEHAIGAVLAGLLRHEVPCTLVDDGSSAECAAVLDALAQANPDRVTLVRLTPNQGKGAAVLGGFRRAAELGFSHVLQIDADGQHRTDDVPKFLAQARAHPEAIIAGHPVYDESVPKARLYGRYATHIWVWINTLSFDIKDSMCGFRVYPVAPVNALAARQAIGVRMNFDTDILVRLFWDGLQVINLPTRVSYPADGVSHFRVWRDNVLITWMHTVLFFGMLPRIPKLLARKWRTP; encoded by the coding sequence ATGCTTAATCCATCGCACTTCAAACCTTGCATCGTCGTCCCGGTCTACAACCATGAACACGCCATCGGCGCGGTGTTGGCCGGCCTGCTGCGCCACGAGGTGCCGTGCACTCTGGTCGACGACGGCAGCAGCGCGGAATGCGCCGCCGTGCTGGACGCGCTGGCGCAGGCCAATCCGGACCGCGTGACATTGGTGCGGTTGACGCCTAACCAGGGCAAGGGGGCTGCGGTGCTCGGCGGATTTCGCCGCGCGGCGGAACTGGGCTTCAGCCACGTGCTGCAAATCGACGCCGACGGTCAGCACCGGACCGACGACGTGCCCAAGTTCCTGGCGCAGGCGCGCGCCCACCCGGAGGCCATCATCGCCGGCCACCCGGTCTATGACGAATCGGTGCCGAAGGCGCGCCTTTACGGCCGCTACGCCACCCACATTTGGGTCTGGATCAACACGCTGTCGTTCGACATCAAGGATTCGATGTGCGGTTTCCGGGTCTACCCGGTGGCGCCGGTCAACGCGCTGGCCGCTCGCCAGGCCATCGGCGTGCGCATGAACTTCGACACCGACATTCTTGTCCGGCTGTTCTGGGACGGCCTGCAAGTCATCAATCTTCCGACCCGCGTGTCCTATCCTGCGGATGGCGTGTCGCATTTCCGCGTCTGGCGCGACAATGTGCTGATCACATGGATGCATACGGTGCTGTTCTTCGGCATGCTGCCACGCATCCCCAAGCTGCTGGCGCGGAAGTGGCGGACACCTTGA
- a CDS encoding acyl-CoA thioesterase, which produces MRKAKESRWFAEIEMQVQFFDLDPMEIVWHGRYVKYLEVVRCALLDKIDYNYPQMKASGYSWPVIDMQLRYVGSATFGQKLKLRADIVEWENRLKIDYLITDADTGKRLNRATTTMVAVDIATKEMCFVSPPVLFEKLGIEPV; this is translated from the coding sequence ATGCGTAAGGCCAAGGAAAGCCGCTGGTTCGCGGAGATCGAGATGCAGGTGCAGTTCTTCGACCTGGACCCGATGGAAATCGTCTGGCACGGCCGCTACGTCAAGTACCTGGAAGTCGTGCGCTGCGCTTTGCTGGACAAGATAGACTACAACTACCCGCAGATGAAGGCCTCCGGCTATTCCTGGCCGGTGATCGACATGCAGCTGCGCTACGTCGGTTCGGCCACCTTCGGCCAGAAGCTCAAGCTGCGCGCCGATATCGTCGAATGGGAAAACCGTTTAAAGATCGACTATCTGATCACCGACGCGGACACCGGCAAGCGCCTCAACCGCGCCACCACCACCATGGTCGCCGTCGACATCGCCACCAAGGAGATGTGCTTCGTGTCGCCGCCGGTGCTGTTCGAAAAACTGGGAATCGAGCCTGTATGA
- a CDS encoding tryptophan 7-halogenase produces the protein MTIETVEILIVGAGPAGSVAAALLRQQGRQVLVIEREEFPRFSIGESLLPQSMAYLEQAGMLRAVVEAGFQFKNGAAFMRDGEYTDFDFRDKHSEGWGTTYQVQRAHFDHILAKEAARFGAEVRHRHEVLDIELGENGAPALVTVKNPDGEQYQVRAGFILDASGFGRILPRLLKLETPSNFPVRGAIFTHVEDGIRGSFDRNKIRVTVHPKHDDVWFWTIPFAGGRCSQGVVAETSFLDRYEGTPTERLQAILAEDPSLSALLADAKWDTPARQIVGYSANVEKLWGPGYALLGNAGEFLDPVFSSGVTIAFKSASLAAAALQRQFAGETVDWQADFGAPLRKGVDTFRVFVESWYAGGFQKIIFHRNQQPEVKRMISAILAGYAWDLSNPFVKETPRRLAALEALCTPQ, from the coding sequence CTGACTATCGAAACCGTTGAAATTCTGATCGTCGGCGCCGGCCCGGCCGGTTCCGTCGCCGCCGCGCTGCTGCGCCAGCAGGGACGGCAAGTGCTGGTGATCGAGCGCGAGGAATTCCCCCGTTTCTCGATCGGCGAAAGCCTGCTGCCGCAAAGTATGGCCTACCTCGAACAGGCGGGTATGCTGCGGGCGGTGGTGGAGGCGGGCTTCCAGTTCAAGAACGGCGCCGCCTTCATGCGCGATGGCGAGTACACCGACTTCGATTTTCGCGACAAGCACTCGGAAGGCTGGGGCACCACCTACCAGGTGCAGCGCGCCCACTTCGACCACATCCTGGCGAAGGAGGCGGCGCGCTTCGGCGCCGAGGTGCGCCACCGCCACGAGGTGCTTGACATCGAGCTGGGTGAGAACGGCGCCCCGGCGCTTGTCACCGTCAAAAATCCGGACGGCGAACAGTATCAGGTACGCGCCGGATTCATTCTGGACGCCAGCGGTTTTGGCCGCATCCTGCCGCGCCTTCTGAAACTGGAGACGCCGTCCAACTTCCCGGTGCGCGGCGCCATTTTCACGCACGTCGAAGACGGCATACGTGGTAGCTTCGACCGCAACAAGATCCGCGTGACGGTCCATCCGAAGCACGACGACGTCTGGTTCTGGACCATTCCGTTCGCCGGCGGCCGCTGCTCGCAGGGCGTGGTGGCGGAGACCAGCTTCCTGGACCGCTATGAAGGCACGCCGACCGAGCGGCTGCAAGCGATTCTGGCGGAGGACCCGTCGCTGAGCGCCTTGCTGGCCGACGCCAAGTGGGATACGCCGGCGCGTCAGATCGTCGGCTATTCGGCCAATGTGGAAAAACTGTGGGGGCCGGGCTACGCGTTGCTGGGCAACGCCGGCGAATTCCTCGATCCGGTGTTCTCGTCCGGCGTGACCATCGCGTTCAAGTCCGCCAGCCTTGCCGCCGCCGCGCTGCAGCGCCAGTTCGCGGGCGAGACGGTCGACTGGCAGGCCGATTTTGGCGCGCCGCTGCGCAAGGGCGTGGACACGTTCCGCGTGTTTGTCGAGTCCTGGTACGCGGGCGGCTTCCAAAAGATCATCTTCCACCGGAATCAGCAGCCCGAGGTCAAGCGCATGATCTCCGCCATCCTGGCCGGCTACGCCTGGGATCTGAGCAATCCGTTCGTCAAGGAGACGCCGCGCAGGTTGGCGGCGCTGGAGGCTTTATGCACGCCGCAATGA
- a CDS encoding aromatic amino acid ammonia-lyase has translation MYPVDTARLNTAARTVCFDQQRLTIEDIVDIAQGRAAAALSDDPEFRAAIARGADFLERLLREDGTIYGVTTGYGDSCTVTVPPELVAELPHHLYTYHGVGLGEYFTPQQTRAILASRLASLSKGYSGVSVELLLQITRLLDAGLLPLIPSEGSVGASGDLTPLSYVAAVLCGEREVWRDGVQVPAAQALREAGITPLKLRPKEGLAIMNGTAVMTALACMAYDRADYLVKLTTRITAMASFAMDGNAHHFDEVLFSVKPHGGMQQVAAWLRTDLPTDQWERNGKRLQDRYSIRCAPHVIGVLADAMPFFRASIENELNSANDNPLIDAENERVLHGGHFYGGHIAFAMDGMKNAVANLADLLDRQMALLVDSRYNHGLPANLSGATGPRAAINHGLKALQISASAWTAEALKLTMPASVFSRSTECHNQDKVSMGTIAARDCLRVLELTEQVVAALLITVRQGVWLRCQASPELRPHAALAAMQEALAADIKAVEEDRRLEPDLRLLLERIRAKSWDLYA, from the coding sequence ATGTACCCCGTTGACACAGCCCGACTGAATACCGCCGCGCGCACCGTGTGCTTCGATCAGCAGCGCCTGACGATCGAAGACATCGTCGATATCGCGCAAGGACGGGCGGCCGCCGCGCTGTCCGACGATCCCGAGTTCCGCGCCGCCATCGCGCGCGGCGCCGATTTCCTCGAGCGGCTGCTGCGCGAGGACGGCACCATCTACGGCGTCACCACCGGCTATGGCGACTCCTGCACCGTCACCGTGCCGCCGGAACTGGTGGCCGAGCTGCCGCACCACCTGTATACCTATCACGGCGTCGGCCTTGGCGAGTATTTCACGCCGCAGCAGACGCGCGCGATCCTGGCCTCGCGCCTGGCGTCGCTGAGCAAGGGATATTCCGGCGTCAGCGTCGAACTGCTGCTGCAGATCACCCGCCTGCTGGACGCCGGCCTGCTGCCGCTGATCCCGTCCGAAGGTTCGGTCGGCGCCAGCGGCGACCTGACCCCGCTGTCGTACGTGGCGGCGGTGCTGTGCGGCGAGCGTGAAGTGTGGCGCGACGGCGTGCAGGTGCCGGCCGCGCAGGCGCTGCGCGAAGCGGGCATCACGCCGCTGAAACTGCGTCCGAAGGAGGGGCTGGCGATCATGAACGGCACCGCCGTGATGACCGCGCTGGCCTGCATGGCTTACGACCGCGCCGACTATCTGGTCAAGCTGACCACCCGCATCACGGCGATGGCGTCGTTCGCGATGGACGGCAACGCCCATCACTTCGACGAGGTGCTGTTCTCGGTCAAGCCGCACGGCGGCATGCAGCAGGTGGCGGCGTGGCTGCGCACCGACCTGCCGACCGACCAGTGGGAACGCAACGGCAAGCGCCTGCAGGACCGCTACTCGATCCGCTGCGCGCCGCACGTGATCGGCGTGCTGGCCGACGCCATGCCGTTCTTCCGCGCCTCGATCGAGAATGAACTCAATAGCGCCAACGACAATCCGCTGATCGACGCCGAGAACGAGCGCGTGCTGCATGGCGGCCATTTCTACGGCGGCCATATCGCCTTCGCCATGGACGGCATGAAGAACGCCGTGGCCAACCTGGCCGACCTGCTGGACCGCCAGATGGCGTTGCTGGTCGACAGCCGCTACAACCACGGCCTGCCGGCCAACCTGTCCGGCGCCACCGGCCCGCGCGCGGCGATCAACCACGGTCTCAAGGCGCTGCAGATCAGCGCCTCGGCGTGGACCGCCGAAGCGCTCAAGCTGACGATGCCGGCGTCGGTGTTCTCGCGCTCGACCGAATGCCACAACCAGGACAAGGTCAGCATGGGCACCATCGCCGCGCGCGACTGCCTGCGCGTGCTGGAATTGACGGAGCAGGTGGTCGCCGCGCTGCTGATCACCGTGCGCCAGGGCGTCTGGCTGCGCTGCCAGGCCAGCCCCGAGCTGCGCCCGCACGCCGCGCTGGCGGCGATGCAGGAGGCGCTGGCCGCCGACATCAAGGCGGTCGAGGAAGACCGCCGCCTGGAACCGGACCTGCGCCTGCTGCTGGAGCGCATCCGCGCCAAATCATGGGACCTGTATGCGTAA
- a CDS encoding outer membrane lipoprotein carrier protein LolA: MNKVKTVLLAAALAMFNPAQAAAPVAKIQAMLAKPPIMCGRFDQTKQLAGMKKPLASNGRFCVVAGKGVLWRTLQPFPSTLRLTRDEIVNYQGDRVAMRLDAKTEPTVRMINNVLFSLLSGDLGQLESLFEVDGTVDATSWNVALKARQAALEKAIGTIKLDGGAYVKNIVMSEAGGDKTSIVFSAIQTGEAAMTKEEAALF, from the coding sequence ATGAATAAAGTGAAAACCGTTTTGCTGGCGGCCGCGCTGGCGATGTTCAATCCCGCGCAGGCCGCCGCGCCGGTCGCGAAGATACAGGCGATGCTGGCCAAGCCGCCCATCATGTGCGGCCGCTTCGACCAGACCAAGCAGCTGGCCGGCATGAAAAAACCGCTCGCCTCCAATGGCCGCTTCTGCGTCGTCGCCGGCAAGGGCGTGTTGTGGCGCACCTTGCAGCCTTTCCCGAGCACCTTGCGGCTGACGCGCGACGAAATCGTCAACTACCAGGGCGACCGCGTCGCCATGCGGCTGGACGCCAAGACCGAGCCGACGGTCCGCATGATCAACAACGTGTTGTTCTCGCTGCTGTCCGGCGACCTGGGGCAGCTCGAATCGTTGTTCGAAGTCGACGGCACGGTCGACGCCACCAGCTGGAACGTGGCGCTCAAGGCGCGCCAGGCGGCGCTGGAAAAAGCCATCGGCACCATCAAGCTCGATGGCGGCGCCTACGTCAAGAACATCGTCATGAGCGAGGCGGGCGGCGACAAGACCAGCATCGTCTTCTCCGCGATCCAGACCGGCGAGGCGGCGATGACCAAGGAAGAGGCGGCGCTGTTTTGA
- a CDS encoding acyltransferase produces MSARSLHWAAINEISFVAGMRFLFWICRVFGRWPFRVVLYPVLAWYVLTKPLPRGASRDYLRRMERFSGRAQPGVMRHFAAFGESILDKMLLWGGLFDVDSVALHGGELITDAVAQGRGGLMICAHLGNLELCRVLSRQRHDIKLTVLVHTKHAQAFNEMLGTMNPASQLNLMQVTDMSPATAMLLSERVARGEFVVIAGDRVPVSHNPRVAVADFLGAPAAFPVGPYVLASILQCPVYLLFSMRRGARSDVYFERFRDAVRIPRKERDAALAALACDYAKRLEHHCVQAPLQWFNFYDFWHLPELERSDVPR; encoded by the coding sequence TTGAGCGCGCGCAGTCTGCACTGGGCCGCGATCAACGAAATCAGTTTTGTCGCCGGCATGCGTTTCTTGTTCTGGATCTGCCGCGTTTTCGGCCGCTGGCCGTTTCGCGTGGTGCTGTATCCGGTGCTGGCGTGGTACGTCCTGACCAAGCCCTTGCCGCGCGGCGCTTCGCGCGATTACCTGCGGCGCATGGAGCGTTTCAGCGGCCGCGCGCAGCCCGGCGTGATGCGCCACTTCGCCGCCTTCGGCGAGAGCATCCTGGACAAGATGCTGTTGTGGGGCGGCTTGTTCGACGTCGACAGCGTCGCGCTGCACGGTGGAGAGCTGATCACCGACGCCGTGGCGCAAGGGCGCGGGGGCCTGATGATTTGCGCCCACCTGGGCAACCTGGAGCTGTGCCGCGTGCTGTCGCGGCAGCGTCACGACATCAAACTCACGGTGCTGGTGCACACCAAGCATGCGCAGGCCTTCAACGAAATGCTGGGCACCATGAATCCCGCCAGCCAGCTCAATCTGATGCAGGTGACGGACATGTCGCCGGCCACCGCGATGCTGCTGTCCGAGCGCGTGGCGCGGGGCGAATTCGTCGTCATCGCCGGCGACCGCGTTCCCGTCTCGCACAACCCGCGCGTGGCGGTGGCGGATTTCCTCGGCGCGCCGGCCGCCTTCCCGGTCGGCCCTTATGTACTGGCCAGTATTTTGCAATGCCCCGTGTACCTGTTGTTCTCGATGCGCAGGGGCGCGCGTTCGGACGTGTATTTCGAACGGTTCCGCGACGCGGTGCGCATCCCGCGCAAGGAGCGCGATGCCGCGCTGGCGGCGCTGGCCTGCGACTACGCCAAACGGCTGGAGCACCACTGCGTGCAGGCGCCGCTGCAATGGTTTAATTTTTACGATTTTTGGCATTTACCCGAATTGGAGCGTTCCGATGTACCCCGTTGA
- a CDS encoding AMP-binding protein, with amino-acid sequence MSDRIEHLFAAMCARPATGIVGWSAGEGVTNEQFLTRARAWHALLRGQAGRDYALYLEDSIEFGAALLGAWHAGKTIWLSADTLEATCASLRESVDGFLGEFPALLRPLQPSQLAGDGVDIGGALDPDFPALVVFTSGSTGAAQAIPKKLSQMANEVETLDLLFGAAAGDAAILATVSHQHIYGLLFKVLWPLTSGRAIHALSIVFPEALAPALAAGPCVLIASPAHLKRLPDHLDWSGAKDMLRGVVSSGGPLAPETAFAMGGLLGKVPVEVYGSSETGGVAWRQRSAGADDSWLPFPTVAWRLGEDDGLEVRSPHLPDDDWLALADRAGRATRDGEQRFVLRGRSDRIVKIEEKRISLSAMEATITGTGLAAEARVILCDPAAGERQRVAAFVVPTAAGRALLAAGGKTALNARLRAALTATVELVALPRRWRYLDQLPVNAQGKTTMAALLALLDKDQADTDPGVDNRPRLPHVRELERTGDRVLLEVTAPSNLYYFDGHFDVAPILPGVVQVDWAIHYGRQYFTLPAIFKGINALKFQQVIQPSQPVRLELLHDAAKGNLQFRYASDAGQHSSGRVVLLAGGEDA; translated from the coding sequence ATGTCTGATCGTATCGAGCATTTGTTCGCCGCTATGTGCGCGCGGCCGGCCACCGGCATCGTCGGCTGGTCGGCGGGCGAAGGCGTCACCAACGAACAGTTCCTGACGCGCGCGCGGGCCTGGCACGCGCTGCTGCGCGGCCAAGCGGGGCGCGACTACGCGCTGTACCTGGAAGATAGCATCGAATTCGGCGCGGCCCTGCTGGGCGCATGGCATGCCGGTAAAACCATCTGGCTGAGCGCCGATACGCTGGAGGCCACGTGCGCCTCGCTGCGCGAATCGGTCGACGGCTTCCTCGGGGAGTTCCCGGCGCTGCTGCGACCGTTGCAGCCATCGCAGCTAGCAGGCGATGGCGTCGACATCGGTGGCGCGCTCGATCCAGACTTCCCCGCACTGGTGGTATTCACCTCCGGTAGCACAGGCGCCGCGCAGGCGATCCCGAAAAAACTGTCGCAAATGGCGAACGAGGTCGAAACGCTCGACCTGTTGTTCGGCGCGGCGGCGGGCGACGCGGCGATCCTGGCGACGGTGTCGCACCAGCACATCTACGGCCTGTTGTTCAAGGTCCTGTGGCCGCTGACGTCCGGCCGCGCCATCCACGCCCTGAGCATCGTCTTCCCGGAGGCGCTGGCGCCGGCGCTGGCGGCCGGCCCGTGCGTGCTGATCGCCAGTCCCGCGCATCTGAAACGCTTGCCGGATCACCTGGACTGGAGCGGCGCCAAGGACATGCTGCGCGGCGTCGTCTCTTCCGGCGGTCCGCTGGCGCCGGAAACCGCGTTCGCGATGGGCGGCTTGCTGGGCAAGGTGCCGGTGGAAGTCTACGGCAGCTCGGAGACCGGCGGCGTGGCCTGGCGCCAGCGCAGCGCCGGCGCCGACGATTCGTGGTTGCCGTTTCCGACGGTGGCGTGGCGCCTTGGCGAAGACGACGGACTGGAAGTGCGCTCGCCGCACCTGCCGGACGACGACTGGCTGGCCCTGGCCGACCGCGCCGGGCGGGCCACCCGTGACGGCGAACAGCGCTTCGTGCTGCGCGGGCGCAGCGACCGCATTGTCAAAATAGAGGAAAAGCGCATCTCGCTGAGCGCGATGGAGGCGACGATCACCGGCACCGGTCTGGCCGCCGAGGCGCGCGTCATCCTGTGCGACCCGGCGGCCGGAGAACGCCAGCGGGTCGCCGCGTTCGTCGTGCCGACCGCCGCCGGCCGCGCACTGCTGGCGGCCGGCGGCAAGACCGCGCTGAACGCCCGCTTGCGCGCCGCGTTGACGGCGACGGTGGAACTGGTGGCCTTGCCGCGCCGCTGGCGCTATCTGGATCAGTTGCCGGTCAACGCGCAGGGCAAGACCACCATGGCGGCCTTGCTGGCGCTGCTGGACAAGGACCAAGCGGACACTGATCCTGGCGTCGACAATCGTCCGCGCCTGCCGCATGTGCGCGAGCTCGAACGCACCGGCGACCGCGTTCTGCTGGAGGTGACGGCGCCGTCCAACCTCTATTATTTCGACGGCCACTTCGACGTCGCGCCGATTTTGCCGGGTGTGGTGCAGGTCGACTGGGCGATCCATTACGGCCGCCAGTACTTTACTTTGCCGGCTATCTTTAAAGGCATCAACGCGCTCAAGTTCCAGCAGGTGATACAGCCGTCGCAGCCGGTGCGCCTGGAACTGCTGCATGACGCGGCCAAAGGCAACCTGCAATTCCGCTACGCGTCCGACGCCGGACAGCACTCCAGCGGCCGGGTCGTATTGCTGGCGGGGGGCGAAGATGCTTAA
- a CDS encoding DUF3261 domain-containing protein, producing the protein MRQGLHLAVLAIFALLAGCATTPPPQARLGLKLPPAALGTSISVQQHLKVEREGRTDDLDVALQVEPDAIDVVGLAFGQRVLTMRYDGKELTSWRHVMLPSQVRPEDVLEDMQLTLWPAESIATALPAGWRIAEQGATRTLYLENEPIMRIVYSGTPRWSGTVVLENLRYHYKLTIQFAQEGQ; encoded by the coding sequence ATGCGCCAGGGCCTGCATCTGGCGGTGCTGGCGATCTTTGCGTTGCTGGCCGGCTGCGCCACGACGCCGCCGCCGCAGGCGCGTTTGGGCTTGAAGCTGCCGCCGGCCGCGCTGGGAACGTCGATCAGCGTACAGCAGCATTTGAAGGTGGAACGGGAAGGCCGCACCGACGATCTGGATGTGGCGTTGCAGGTGGAACCGGACGCGATCGACGTGGTCGGCCTGGCCTTCGGCCAGCGCGTGCTGACCATGCGCTACGACGGCAAGGAACTGACCTCCTGGCGCCATGTGATGCTGCCCTCGCAGGTGCGCCCGGAGGACGTGCTGGAGGACATGCAACTGACCCTGTGGCCGGCCGAATCGATCGCCACCGCGCTGCCGGCGGGCTGGCGCATCGCCGAGCAGGGGGCGACGCGCACCTTGTACCTGGAAAATGAGCCTATCATGCGGATTGTCTATAGCGGCACGCCGCGCTGGAGCGGCACGGTGGTGTTGGAGAATCTGCGTTATCACTATAAGCTGACGATACAGTTCGCGCAGGAAGGCCAATGA